The Sulfurimonas crateris genomic interval CAAACAAAAAGGTGTCAATATCCTTTTATACGGGCTCCCGGGAACCGGAAAAACAGAACTTGCAAAAGTGGTAGCCCAAAAACTAGAAGCAAAAATCTATGAAGTTAGCTATACAGATAATGAACAAGAGCCAATCGATGGCAAGCAGCGACTAAAAGCTTACAAAAGCGCACAAGCGCTCTTGAGCAATGAGAATACACTGCTTATGTATGATGAAGCCGAAGATATATTTGAGAACAGCGGCGGTTTCTTTTTTGCGCCACCGCAAAGACAGAAAGATAAAGCGTGGATAAATCGTATACTAGAGTCCAACACTATCCCTACTATTTGGATTACAAACAACGTTGAGAGCGTAGATGGTGCTATTGTGAGACGCTTTGATATGAGCATAGAGATTCCCATTCCTCCGAAAAAAACAAGAGTAGAGATAATTAAAAAATACAGCCAAAATATTTTGGATGAAAAAACGCTCCAGATGTTAGCGGCAAATGAAGATATTTCTCCTGCACTAATCTCAAGCGCGACAAAGGTTGTCGGCAATTTGCAAAACAGTGACCAAGCCGAAGCATTTACGCACCTGCTTAACAACACCCTAAAAGCACAAGGATACAGTGAGATAAATAAGAACAGCGGAGTATCGCTTCCAAGCAACTATAACCCTGCATTTATCAACACGACAACAGACTTAAATGCACTTGCATCAGGCATCAAAGAGAATAAAAATGCGCGTCTATGTCTTTACGGACCTGCCGGAACAGGTAAAAGCGCTTTTGGAAAATATATAGCAGAGGTCATAGAACAGCCCGTTCTTTTAAAAAAAGGAAGTGATTTAATCTCAAAATGGGTCGGTGGAACCGAACAAAACATAGCAAGAGCGTTTCAAGAGGCAAAAGATGAAAATGCAGTTCTTATCTTTGATGAAGTAGATACTTTTCTAAGTGATAGAGAAAATGCTAAAGCCTCATGGGAAGTAACTCAAGTCAACGAGATGCTTGTGCAGATGGAAAACTTTGAAGGGGTGTTTATTGCCACAACAAATCTGATGGACAATCTTGACCGAGCAAGTCTAAGACGCTTTGATCTAAAACTTGAATTTAGCTATTTGCAACCAAAACAGGCATGGGAGATATTCTGCTCCTACGCAAAAGAGCTGAGACTCACCAAACCTCAGATGAGCTTTAAAAGCCAAATAGGTTATTTGCGTTATCTAACTCCCGGCGATTTTGCGGCGGTAATACGTCAAAACAGGTTTAGACCTATAAAAGATGTTGAAAGTTTTATAGAAAGACTTAAAGAAGAGGTCGCTGTTAAAAATGCAGTTGGGAAAACGATGGGGTTTTTGTAAAGTGAGCTGTGCTGAAGGTAGAAAATGTGAATGAAGAAGATATATTAAACGAGATTGTGGCCAATCCTTTTATAACAGAAGAAGGCGATGAGAGATATCTAACAGACAAAGACTTTATGCTTTATGCTTGCAAGAATCATGGTTGGATATTTGAATATGCAGGTGTAGAGTTAAAAACCGATAAAGAGTTTTTGCTTGAAATTATGAAACATTCCTCTTCATGCTTTCGATGGATAAGTAGAGCGTTGAAAAGAGATAAACAATTTGTGCTAAAAGCAGTAAAAACAAACGGTTTGATTTTAGAGCACACTCTTAAAAAATCAAAAATGGATAGAGAAATTGTATTTGAAGCAGTTAAAGAAAATGGTAATGCTTTGCTGTTCGTTCATAAAAAATTTTTATCTGACAGGGAAATAGTTCTAGAGGCGGTAAAAAATACTATTAGTTCTTCATATTTTTTAGCTAATCTATCTTGTCCAAGTGTTACAGTTTCATATGTAAAGTATACTCAGTCGTTAAGTGTAGCTTGTGAAAAGTTGAGAGCTGATAGAGATATCGTATTGGAAGCTGTCAAAAGTGATGCCTGCGCTTTAGAATATGCCAGTGATGAATTAAGAGACGACATAGAAGTTGTATTTGAAGCAGTTAAGAAGGATGGAAGTACTTTAGAATATGCCAGTGATAGATTAAAGGCCAATAAAGAGTTGATTCTTAAAGCAAGTAAAACAACTGAGACCAGTGTAGAGCCTTTAGGTCATGAGTTTCTAAAAGATTTAAGGGATGCTTGCTCGTTAAAATACGCAAGCGAGCATATGAGAGCTGATAAGAAAATCGTATTGGCTGCCGTATCTAAGAATGCTATTGTTTTGCAATATGCCAGCGAAGAATTGAAAGCGGATAAAGAGGTCGTATTAAAGGCTGTTAAAAACAATGGTCTGGCTTTACAATATGCAAGTGAAACATTACGAGCTGACAAAAATATTATCGATATAGCCGTTAAAAATAACATATTAGCAAAACGATTTATTTTTGGTATGTCACCGATACTAGCAAAAAAAATAAAATGAAATAGTATGTTTTAGCTATAATGAAAAAAACTTTAGGGACATCTTTAAATGCAAGTAAAAAAAGAAGTTAGTATGCAAAACAGTCTTGACGAACTTTATGTTAGTGTATTAAATAAAGAAAAACTAAATAAAGACTTTGGAGATGATACTGGTGTACTTTCTGCCCCATTTTTAATTAATGTGCCACAATCATATGCAACAGCAAATAAAAAGGTTTTATATATTGGTAAAGAAACTAATATTTGGTGGGGTAAATTAAAGCATTTTGTTGATTATGATGACTCAATCGATATTTTAAAACAAAGATACACCGCTGAATTTGAAGGAGGGTCTGTAACGCAGTCAAAAGATCCTCTTGGAAAACCAAAAGAGTATACAAAAGAAGACTGGAAGAATAATGCATTTTTTTCTAAATATAAATACTTTCGAGAGAATATAGTAGGGGCTTCAGTCCTTTGGACAAATCTTTTAAAAATGGATGATGGAGGCAAAGGCTATGCCAAAAACTCGATTCATAACCAAAAAGTTAAAGAATATTCAAAAAATCTTCTCTTACAAGAGATAGAGATTTTAAAACCTG includes:
- a CDS encoding ATP-binding protein; its protein translation is MPKQTSSFITNYKPTDFIDAELVEKASLWILRIIMKTHGYREFMDEKGSFDYNSKEICYFLGLEKYAVMDEEQYTRTEVLGILSKKLQSLEKRKKFNSLSVLSRNIKRIANLAGLNSAEERVLEFSVLIRRYEILEKGVRLLGNELNSLQTKRILSTVLDIEKDEIDAMFASTSKFSKSSLLLLDKRNNYSLDIKLDLLSDEFCENLLSLDEDVENLIQDVVKPCQKSDLDIQNYHHIKFDLDLMLSHLEHALQSKQKGVNILLYGLPGTGKTELAKVVAQKLEAKIYEVSYTDNEQEPIDGKQRLKAYKSAQALLSNENTLLMYDEAEDIFENSGGFFFAPPQRQKDKAWINRILESNTIPTIWITNNVESVDGAIVRRFDMSIEIPIPPKKTRVEIIKKYSQNILDEKTLQMLAANEDISPALISSATKVVGNLQNSDQAEAFTHLLNNTLKAQGYSEINKNSGVSLPSNYNPAFINTTTDLNALASGIKENKNARLCLYGPAGTGKSAFGKYIAEVIEQPVLLKKGSDLISKWVGGTEQNIARAFQEAKDENAVLIFDEVDTFLSDRENAKASWEVTQVNEMLVQMENFEGVFIATTNLMDNLDRASLRRFDLKLEFSYLQPKQAWEIFCSYAKELRLTKPQMSFKSQIGYLRYLTPGDFAAVIRQNRFRPIKDVESFIERLKEEVAVKNAVGKTMGFL
- a CDS encoding DUF4116 domain-containing protein; the encoded protein is MNEEDILNEIVANPFITEEGDERYLTDKDFMLYACKNHGWIFEYAGVELKTDKEFLLEIMKHSSSCFRWISRALKRDKQFVLKAVKTNGLILEHTLKKSKMDREIVFEAVKENGNALLFVHKKFLSDREIVLEAVKNTISSSYFLANLSCPSVTVSYVKYTQSLSVACEKLRADRDIVLEAVKSDACALEYASDELRDDIEVVFEAVKKDGSTLEYASDRLKANKELILKASKTTETSVEPLGHEFLKDLRDACSLKYASEHMRADKKIVLAAVSKNAIVLQYASEELKADKEVVLKAVKNNGLALQYASETLRADKNIIDIAVKNNILAKRFIFGMSPILAKKIK